ccttttgtttttgttgtgttttgaagTTCCAACCTAAACTATTTCCTTCCATAATTAACATATGGAATTGAAAAATATACAAGGATACAATACATGCTGATATTTCCCTTAAACAACTCTTAAACGATCAAGAAGAAAGGCTAGAACATAGCTAAACCAAATCATGCCGAAAAGGAAACGAAAACCCTGCATACCTCTTGTATAGCTAAAATACAGAGGTTACAAGCTTCATTAGACATGAAGCTCTTTCCCAAAACTCGAGTTATAAGAAGAAAGGAGGACGGCAAAGTCTTACATATGTCATAAGGATCGTGTTGATGTGTTAGCTTCTTGATTTTTGAGTTGCAGATGATGGAATTGCTTCAAACCCTTAAGGATGAGTTTAGGAGCTATAGGGAGAATTTTTAGGTCTGATTTGGTTCGAAATAAGGCTTAGAGATAATCCTCAACCGATCTTGTGGGTCCCAAAGGGAGCTtcttgcgcagtctcgcgaaaacacgaatTTCTCTCCACTCCAACGTCGTATGGATGAATGGTtaaatgtgttggaaactagacttgtaTATCTCAATTTTGCGGGTGTATAACCCCACAATTTCAAGAATATTTTATAGAAAAGCTCAGTAACATTAGACCTAAATTTTAAgtatatttatgaatgtaacttgcgataacttttgtttcataactcgtttgacttcaaaatGTAAGAGACAACTATAATATGACTAAGAACCTAAGTGTCATCCCAAAAGTACGGGTTATAGCATTTCCAACTTGCCAtatcgacaaaacttattttcttcgatatttttagcttctaagccttccaaccctcttcgTACTTGCacttcatgatcttaaatatttgtaacctccaaggtaacatgattaacttactttatgtactttcgaAGATGATCTAATTTCCTAGCATACATCAActgacttacgatgtacttttatgtacgaaaatatggggtgtaacatcattttcccctttggaacattcgtcctcgaatgttgaatgatgtgcttatcagtctcataacctacaactcttacgaatacttttataatgtcctttccatctaggcacTATTTTACTAATAAATCCAAAGGTCAGTGCATTCCtctctttaggcctctttctcgcaCCACGACCTTTGGTCGGAATTCTTctaatctcataactgttgctaccttctgtcatacAGCATGTATGATTATGTCCTTGTACGTGTGCTTATGCAACTCTTTTCTCCATTTTCCTCCCCCTATGTGATCATATACAGaactctaggcatctataggtgtattgaagttcttcgcttcgtactttgtcgaacttacaacTATTCCCACATTTTGAttcatagcctcggttatctttgctgcatctaggtaggtcatattataccataacacttacttcagtttattattaCCAAGGTTTACTACCTGACTCCAGGTTACTCCTGGTTACTCTtattatatgtataaatctaagtcctttaatgcatctttattactgttcatcttaagaatgataaCCTAATcccatctcatactttggaacttttatccatctattgttgattcaccttaatgttgatctataatctacatATGATAACctgaaacctcttatgtaatacattgtcactagggctcacatcttatcgggAAACATCCTAAGTTATTTGCCTGGTCCACCTAGGGATGATACTATACTTTAATAACCCTATCTTATAGCATctcaacgtgattcatcttatgagggtattctaatcccgtgtaattcatgaaatcccttctctttgaATAATTACGTAatcgaaggcctaaacgtcatcctcttatcatttatcacaattacactcttattctattaccagggaagcattccatctcttctaaatgctcctaaTCTTAAAATCTAtgagttcatttaggctatactgagctttctataacttacggaaaccatcagttcttttgttttgatgtgcttaatcccgaggccttacctattctcgtcaccttcttactCACCTTTTTCTTATCATTACTCTTAGCTACCTAACACCTTGTAtctctaccatactttatcttgtgacctacacatatatatttatactTCTCCCAACCTTCCTTTagcttgctagcaccatagatttccttatgctATTCTAGAACCTCAAGTGACATCACGTCATTTCTAACTCTAACCTCATGGCAGCCTGATCTCAAGTCTATCATCGACAAGCACTTAGCACCCTGAtgttggtcaaacaagtcatcaattctGGGAAGGagatatttgttcttgatcgtgaccttgttcagttttctataatctatacacataCGAAGggatccatctttctttttcacaaataagactgGTGCTCCCCAAGGAGAAGtgttgggtctaatgaaaccgtaaggccccgtaaaatttcgcaaaGTAATTTAAGTTTTCGTAGTGCCAAACTAGGCTCACGTGTTtggggttgaacaatgcactgggaGTAAAGGAAACTTTTTTCCAGAAAAAGGTCATTTCTGCAGCCCACTATGCGGcagcagaatcactctgcggaccacataatggtcgcagagtgaatCAGAGGCAGGCCAGATTGGAGGAaggtctgcggtgcattatgcgactgcataccAGTTACGtgatgcattatgcgaccgcataacaggtcTGCGGGTCGCATAACTACCGCAGACCCAACCAGGCAATAACAATTTTGGGCACCAATTGTGcagccgatatgcggaccgcatatccattatgcgcctgcatatgcgatcgcagatcttGTTCCAGAgtttcatttttggggtttttataacttgaccctacttcgttaaatagatGATATGTACCATCTTTTGACCAAAACCCTGAAATTTTGAGGGttagagagtgccctagagtgggagatAGTTCCTCAACAATTTGTTATTCagttcttgctcaaatcttggaagattgaCAAGGAAAACTTAccaggtcttcatcctagaggtaagattctacaccctaactctcaattttgaaattaaactaaaaataggtaattagtaaGGAAATTCTTGGGTGTGGAAGTTGttcattttgcatgcatgtgttatcaaggggtgtaggaagattgttgagctaaaaatagtGGGTAATGGGTTGTGGGATAATGGATTCCACCAttggaggaccttgaaaccttaatgcacacttagtatttgataaaattctcaaatgagctggaaccatgatcatcctcctaattttttgttcaatttgttatatttatgaaatagatcgaagttgctaagatttttggaacattttagagtttaaggaagctcaagtaaggtatgttggctaaactcttctcttagaattgaacctcGCAATGTCCTTGTAAGTCATGCCATTTTTTAAATGGAATTTTTGtcaaataagccttgtgtcgaAATAATTatgtgttcaatatgtattccaaagattCTTGTTAAGATAAGTTAATGTTAGAGGATATGGTTTAAGTATGGGTTTTGTGTTACGATGTTTTGATTTGAAAGCCTGAATTCTTATGAAAGCTACCATgtcaattgtgtaagaaatcatttgtgcctaagaccctaatttGCTCAAGTACGTGATTAAAGTTTTAATGttgaaaggccttgttgttgattatttaTGATAACGATTGAAATTGGAATAATGAGCTGAATTATGAAGTACgaccaatgtgccaagaatgatattgcgttaGGGCTAATGATgtcaataaaatgaatgacatgtaaaagaatatgaattgagtggtaaatacttttaataaCAAATGCTATGGGAGTATCATTTAGCCACCAAGGAAGGGTAGGTCAGAACAACCTAACCCaaaaactacacgtgtcggtgtaggattgattgaggggtaaattccCGTGTTAATATGATGAGACTATTTCCctttatatgggatgagattcgTGTGTTGAGATGTTTTCTCCCTAAAtgtgatgagattattgctagctagATGTGATAtaatgtcgacccacacggcattgtggtgagacggcttagcgatcgggctgagatcagacgacatgccgcgcacatggtggtattgtgagtgtatgtcttGGGGTGAGATGGtttagccggtcgggctgagattggactccgtgctaaaatatGGTGGTATATCGGTGTTAAAGATCTCCCAACATAAATTACCGAAACCTACTTGAAATTTATGTTTCCCCTAATGTGGCACTTTGATAccgtttgagtctcttattgatatcATGCTTTATTCTTTGTTTATTGTagctcgttctattgagagggtgtttagttttacatactagtactattccatatgtactaacatccattttgccgggggcgctggatcattaatggatgcaggtggttccatagcaggcagtattgatcagtgatagcagcacaccctctcctcagttgatttggtgagccccacttcatttcggggtcctgtatcttctatcctttgtacatagcattttgaggtatagccggggccttgttgccggcactgtcaTAACACTCTTCTGATcatgttagaggctccgtagacatagtgtgggttgtatctatttttgggaaagttaaactaaaaTGTTGTAATGGTATCATCTGTTGCACTTTAACTATAATCGTACAACATACTATTTTgaagacttgttaatgacgtaactaatggaaatgaaccgGTGTTGTTCACATGAATATTATTGACTTATTAATGAAATATATTCTTCTCTTTATGTGTGGGTAAGTTGGGTAGACGACactgtgcaggcttgctcgaccgatgtaactctgttgagcgccggtcgcgctccccgaggtcaggGCATGACAGAAACCCTTATCTAACATATCTTTCAACTTCTACTTAAGTTCCTTTCATTATGCTGATGCCATCCTATTAGGAGGAGTATATATTGGTTGCGTAACCGACACTATATCGGTGGGAAAGTCAATTTCCCTTTTTGGTGAAAGACCTGGAAGCTTATCTGTAAATACGTGAGGTAACATATTCACTACTGGAATTGATTCAACAGTCAGTATTCCCTTAGCGATCATCTTCATCGTCTTAAGGTACGAAATAAATCTACCTTTTGGTGATGCAAAAACACCTTTCCATTCTATAGCTGACCCTTCTGGAAAATTGAACTGGACTGTCTTCCCTCTACACTCAACATTAGCATAGCAAGAAGACAACCAACCCGTACaaaatataacatcgaagtcaaccatttctaactcagtCAAGACAGTTGTAGTACTACGGTCGCCAATCACCACCGTGCAACCTCTAAAAACACGCCTAGGTACTACTGAATTACCAACTAGATTGgctacctcaaaaggtttaatggcttctggttctatcccaaacttaGTATCAATAAAAGTAGTAACATATGATAGTGTATAACTAGGATCTATCAATACATACCATTATGAGAATTCACTGACAAAGTACCTATAACCATGTTTGGTGAAGCATCCCGATCCTGAGTACATAGATTTCACATGACACAAATtagcacaaacgactcaaatcctaaggggtagttcccccacacaaagttaggcaagatacttacctcaagaaagccaaatcaatactctaaatgaccttctcgtgtgaaacaaacctccgaacggctcaaatctagtcaaaataactcaatatcttaaataaaaatcataggaaacaattccggataataaaacttcgatatttaatgaaaactaaaaatgtCAACTCAAAACGTCAACCCCTGGCCCGCACCTTGAAACCAGACAAaattcatgaaatccgaacacccattccgatacgagtccaaccataacaaAATTATCTAATTTTGACAataaatcggccttcaaatcctcattttatattttagaaagcTTTTAtgaaaatccctaattttctccaactcaaatcactaatttaatgataaaaaaaagatggaatcatgaaatataatcaaatccgggtgaagaacacttacccaatccaaagaatgaaaatcccctccaaaattgcccaaaaccgagctctctaacccAAAGAGTGATAAAATATCAAAAGCCTTCGAAATAGAGCACTTATATTCAGCCTAGTGATTTCTCTTACGCAATCACGGAACAAcactcgcgattgcgaagaacaaaataCTGCCCAGTGAAAATAAGGCTTCGCGTTCATGGCACACACCTCGAAAACGCGATGAACAATGAAATACGCTACGAGAACGCATGCCGAATACCGCGAATGCGATGAGTAAAAGTCAACCAGCCCCAACTCcattacgcgaacgcgaagctacgGATGCGAAGGCGGACAACAGACAGCTAAAGCATCGCGAACGTGTCCCCACTATCGCGTCCGCGATGAACAAAATCCCTAGCTCCAAGAATCTTTTTGTGGCTTCatctacgtgatcgcgaagaacaacagtCACACTAGAAACCAGCAACTCTAAAGCATGAAGAAATTGCCCGTAGCCCATCGAAAAAACACCTggggtccccgggaccccgtacgaacataccaacaagttccataacataacgcggacctgttcgaggcatcaaatcacatcaaacaacatcaaaactacgaatcgcacctcaaatcaaacttaatgaacttttaacttctacaactcacgctgaatcatatcaaatcaacccgaaataacctcaaattttgcatgcaagtcccaaatgacataatggagctattccaactacTAGAATCGCAATACAAACCAtatatccacaaagtcaactctcggtcaaacctctcaactttccaaaccttcaatttttcaactttcaccaaaatgcatcaaatcaacctacggacctccaaattcaactctagacatatgcctaagtccaaaatcaccatacaaaactattggaatcatcaaaactataTTTCGGAGTCATCTACATAAAAGTCTAAATTCGGTTAACTCTTGccacttaaacttctaaaacaagaatccttcttccaaatcaatcccgaatcatccgaaaacccaACCGGGCCACACACGCAAGTGATAATACACAAtacgaagctactcgagaccttaagccaccgaacgaatgctaattctcaaagtaaccgatcgggtcattacattcggAGCGTGCAGGTCATTAGTTAGTTATTGTAGATTTGCTATGGAGAATTCAAAGTATACCTGCTTATAcgctcgcaggcctcagagtcaccttctggaGCTTTACTTCATTTCTGTTTATTTTCACTCCAAACAGTGAAGTATTTGATATTCTAGTTACTtttagtagagcttatgactccatACTACTGGTTTCAGGAATGATGTTATATTGATCATTTTTAGCTATGTATGTCATTTACTGATTTATGTTAAATGATTAAATGGTTTAATTATGTTAATAAGTCAGTATGTCTTAGGCTTACCTAGCCTTAGGGActaggtgggattttgggtcgtgacatccccCCACGGGCCTTGATGGCACCCAACgctgccgttaggcaagccaacaataaatcaATATGCTGATCAATAGTTAATAAACATTTTGAAAcaagagataaaataaataagcgGAGTCATTCTATCTTTTTATAGTAAACTAGTGTCATTGTCTTCAGGGTTTGAACATGATCAAAACATAAATCCGAATGTCATAATAGAAATACAACCGAGAGCAATAGTCTATATCCCTAaaatccgatgtcacaagtgcatgagtatctaaTGGAATATACAATACTACTATAACAACTGTCTggaatataaaataattataacacagTAAATGAATAGGAAGAGGACGCCGTGTGCTGCAGATTGTAACATAGAGAGCAACTCGCCACAAAGTCTCCTCAGCATCTGCGCTTACGCGCTTGTATGGACACAAAATATACCTGTCTCAATACCTGCATAATtagtgaagaagtgtagtatgagtacataaatgaacgcgtacccaataagtatctagtctaacctcgatgaagtagtggcGAGAGGttgatatcgacacttactagtggtccaataatcaaagtaaaataaaagtagaCAAGTATGAATCTTAGAAAGTAGCAACAAAAACAAATATGTGTGTATAACATGATCCTCAATGGAAGAATAAATAAGAAATTCTCAAATGCCGAATACTACCTCGAGTGGAATAGAAATGACCAGTTTTAGGTCCAAACATCAAATCTGAGTCGGGATGCTCATATATGCGTTGAATACCTATAGAATTAGTATGCATGCTTATGTCGAGGATAACGACCTAAgcccataagagtgtttcatagaactgccgaagcgaacggcccgatcccataaatatatcTCATATCCTTCTAAGGCGAACGACCCACTCCCATAGGACTGGTATTACATGATATTGCTGTGGTTGTACGACCTGATACATAGATGCATCTCATAATACTATCGAGAGATGAATGGCTCGATCCATAAATATACCTCATaatcttgccgaggcgaacgacccgcacCCATAAGAGTAGTGCTGAGGTGATCAGCCTGATCCCACAAGAATAGTGAATCTTTTGACGGGTCATCAGCCCAACTAGAAAATATATGTTGCCAGTTAAGAAATCTGGAAGCTTCTAGACAAATAAGTGCAACACGGGAGTAATCCATAAGAGAGTGTAATTTTCGCGGCTAATCAACTAACGCCCCAAGTTTCTAGAATAGCAAATCTCGATACTCTACACGAGTCTAGTCTTAGgctaaaacataaattaaagcaTATAAACATGTAAAACGTCACCCATAGCacaacgaactcaaatatataatttattctcaattacATATCCAATTTCATGATCAAATACtcttttttaccaaatttcaggttttcaaccaaaaatcccaaaataaccAACAATCTTTACCAATTTCCATGTTAAATTCCATACATGATCCATGTATTTATCTCACTAACAAGTTGAAATAACTTACCTTATGATAAATGAAAAAAATGGTCTTCAAGAATCACCCCAAATCACCGTACTTGTGCTCCAAGGACATAAAAGTGAAGAAATGAACTCAAAATTCTGAAATTGGATGCTTAATACCCCTGTCAGGCCTCCTTCTTTGCGATCGCTGTCACTTGCCACACGATCACGGTTAACAAATGTTCCAGAattattttcttcatcgcgatcgcgacgaAGAAGCCATGCGATCGCGATGTATAAATTTTGTTTTTATCTGCACAGACACCCTTTGGTATAATGGCCATACCTTTTTGTAATAAATTTCAAATAACAAAtggtttaaatttttgaaaataagattcaaaggactacaacttttatttttaaatcatcCCAAATTTTTTTATagattataaaatataaactCCCGAAGTCAGACCACTGACAGCagaaatttccttctatgcgatcgcgacaaGACCTACCGCAATAGCATTTCACAAGACCTAAAATGCACTTTGCTCTTTGCGATCGCTGACAATACCTCCGCGATCACAATTTACAACCTTGTGATAAGTTATATGCAACTCAAAAAGGCCTACAtgtggtccgaaaccaccccaaaactcactcgaggtcCGAGGAGCCCCGTCCAATCAATCTAAAAAGATTATATACCCTACGTAAGCTTGTCCAAAGGATCAAAACATGAATTATAATGTCAAAACCAAGAATTAAAGATCAAACATAATTTCTTaactctcttaactttcaaaccttcatgcTTCGCCGAACACGTACGAATAATAATTAGACATTCTGGATTATGACCAAACTTAACACGCTAGTTCTGATCAACTAAATGAACTTATCTAAGGTACCGAAACACCATCCGAAGTCCGATAATACCAAAGTCCACTCTAAGTCCAACTTAGAAGTTTTATAAACCTACAAAATATAAAATTCTGACATAAGCGCTGTATCACTCCTcaaccacccgatactcaacccgaatatacgCCTACGTCTGAAATCACCTTACGAACctataggaaccttcaaatcctgatttcgaggtcatttactcaaaaatcaaatctttgtcaactcttacaacttaaagcttcctaattGAGAATTACTCTCCCAAATAAACTCCGAACCTCTCAAAAATCGAAACCAACTACATACGCGAGTCATAATGCATaatgtgaagctactcaaggtctcaaaccccCGAACAAAGTGCTAAAGCTCAACATGACTGGACATGTCATTATAAAAAGTTTTTATGAAAGGCTTTGTatgaaatatttttgggagtattgtTATGTAACCGAGAAGGTTTAGGTTGAAAATCCTATATTCGAAACT
This DNA window, taken from Nicotiana tabacum cultivar K326 chromosome 4, ASM71507v2, whole genome shotgun sequence, encodes the following:
- the LOC142180066 gene encoding uncharacterized protein LOC142180066, producing the protein MVIDPSYTLSYVTTFIDTKFGIEPEAIKPFEVANLVGNSVVPRRVFRGCTVVIGDRSTTTVLTELEMVDFDVIFCTGWLSSCYANVECRGKTVQFNFPEGSAIEWKGVFASPKGRFISYLKTMKMIAKGILTVESIPVVNMLPHVFTDKLPGLSPKREIDFPTDIVSVTQPIYTPPNRMASA